The sequence GATCGCCGGCGTGATCGGCACGGCGAGTTCGATGTGGCTCTACTCCAACTTCATCGGCTGGTTGAGCTTTCTGAACGCCACCCTCCCGCCGGTGGGCGCGATCATCGCCCTGGATTTCTTCCTGCATCGGGATAAATACAAGAGCGAGAAGTTCTCCCAGCGGACCGTGAACTGGGGAGCGATCATCGGCGTTGTGGCGGCCGCCCTGGTGGGCAACTTCGTCACCGTGGGGATTGCCGCTCTGAACGGGATGATCGTGGCGGTGGTCTGTTACATCGTGGGGGACAAGCTGTTCTCCGCGAAGGAGGCGTGAGGCAGGCTGGACGGGAGTCTCTGTCAGGACGGACATTCATTTTCATGTTGGGACAAGACAACCGGCAGTTGTTGGCGATGCCGACGATATTGACGAAAACCGCGGAGCCAAGGCTGTCGCTTTTTGACGATGCCCCCTTGGCATCCAACGGCCACAGGTATATGGTATCATGTCCAGCGAGAAAACCGTCGAACATCAAACAGACACTATCGTATCATGAGAGGACTGTTTTTTCGCGGGGCAACTTTGATTCTGCCTAGCAGTGATGGGATGGCCCCGCCCCTCATACAAAGGGGTATGCGTCAAGGACACCCAAACCCTTGAAGGAGGCCATCCCGTCACTGCTAACCAAATTATTACCCGAACAATATAATGGAGGTTGTCATGAAGAAACGGTTCTTTATCCTGGCCCTTGGCGGTGTTTTGATGCTCGCCGGCACGCAAGCCATATCCAAGGAGAAACATGAAGCGGAAAATCTGGTCAACACCCAATGTTCACGGTGCCACACCCTTGAACGGATAGAGATTGCCAGGACCATGAAAGACAGAAAAGCATGGGAAAAGACAGTGGATGCGATGATCGCCAAGAAACCCGGCCTGCTTGACGCCGACCAACGAGACGCGGTTGTTAATTTTTTGGTTCAGGACTGATTTCCAGGACAGTCCCCGTTGGGAGGCTAATCCGCTTCCCGATGGGGGCTGCGAAAGCCCCCGCGTGGCGATTACTCTCGCCAGGGTGATTCCTGTCGAAAATTGAACCGCTCCCCGTCACTTATCCCCTCCGTGTCCTGATCGCCTGGGCCGTAAAGGACGCGGCTCCACCCTCTCTGATCAGTTGTACCAGACGTTCCGCGGACAACCTCACCACCCCGACCTCCCAGACCGCATTGATCGTCATTACCGATGTTTCCTATCCCGAACCCACATTTCGAAGCCGTGCCGACCTGCATCATCGTCCGCTTCCTGACCGCCGCGTACTGTTTTTTGCGTCAGGATTCATGCCACGCGACCCGCCCCGCATCATTTAACGGAGCTTTTGGAGCAACCCATGCCCCACATGTTTACCAACCGTCCGCGGCTCTACGATCTGACCAGGGATCGAAAGGACTTGCAGGCCAAATTCCGTTGGGAAACCTGAATAAATACGCTTCGATCTTGATTCGATTGCCAGGACGGCAATCGAAAATGTGGCGTAGCCACAGCCCGAATGGGCCGGACGCAGGACGTGTCCGGATAGCTTTTTTGTTCCTTGCACTTGGGGTTTTTGAACGGACTGCCGGATAAGGACTTTTTCAACACTCGGATAAACCCACGAAAAGGAGAGCCGCATGGATCGCCGCAAGTTTATGAAGGTTACCGGGACCGGGGCCCTGGTCCTGGTCGCGGAACCGGCCCTGGCCAGGTTTGACCGGCCCTCGGGTATAGGCACAGGCACGGGCACGGGCGCGTGCAGCCTGCCCCTGACCTGTCAGCCCGATCCCCTGGCCGCGCGGACCGTGACCGGGCAACTGGCCAAGCGCGCCCTGATCGTGGACGATGAACTCCGGGATGAAACCGTTTACGGAGAGGCTGTCCGCATGTTGGCGGCCGAGTTGCGGCGCCGGGACGTCCTGGTGTCCCTGGCCCAGCGGGCCGACGACGCCGTGGCCCGGATCCGGTTCGACTCGGCCATTGATTGCGTTTTGGTGGATTGGGAGCTGCAGGGCGGCCACGAGGGGGCCGCCCTGGTGGTGGACGCCGTCCGCGAACGGAACCCGGATCTGCCCATATTTCTGCTATCGGACCACGCCTCGCCCGCCGGGGTGCCGACGGAAATCCTGGCCCGCACCGACGGATTCATCTGGATGCTGGAGGACACCACGCACTTCATCGGCGGGCGGGTTCTCTCGGCCATTGTCCGCTATCGCTCGGGCCTGCTGCCGCCCATGTTCAAGGCCCTGACCCAGTTTTCCAAGGCCCATGAATACTCCTGGCACACACCGGGCCACACCGGGGGCACGGCCTTTCTGAAGACACCGGCCGGACGGGCGTTTTTCGACTTTTTCGGGGAAAGCCTGCTCCGCTCGGACCTGTCCATTTCCGTGGGGGAGCTGGGTTCCCTGCTGGATCATTCCGGGCCCATCGGCGAGGGCGAAAAGAACGCGGCCCGGGTCTTCGGCGCGCACCGCACCTACTACGTCACCAACGGCTCCTCCACCTCCAATCGGGTCATTCTGATGGCCAGCGTGACCCGGGACCAGGTAGCCCTGTGCGACCGCAACTGCCACAAGTCCGTGGAACACGCCATGACCATGTCCGGCGCCATTCCCACCTATCTGATTCCCTCGCGCAACGGCCTGGGCATCATCGGCCCGATTCCTTCCCAGCGCCTGACCCCTGAGGCGATTCGACTGGCTATCCAGGACAATCCCATGGTCACGGGCCAGGTTGATCCCACTCCCGTGCATGCGGTGATCACCAATTCCACCTACGACGGGCTGTGCTACAACGTGACCCGGATAGAGGAACTGCTGGGGGCCAGCCTGGACCGGCTGCATTTTGACGAGGCCTGGTACGGCTATGCCCGCTTCCATCCCCTGTACCGCGACCGCTTCGCCATGCACGGGGATCCCGCGGCCCACGATCCGAACAAGCCCACGGTTTTCGCCACCCAGTCCACCCACAAGCTGCTGGCCGCCCTGTCCCAGGCCTCCATGATCCACGTCCGCGACGGGCGCAGAAGGATCGAGCATCAGCGCTTCAACGAGGCCTTCATGATGCACGCCTCCACCTCGCCGCTGTATCCGCTGATCGCTTCCATCGACGTGTCCGCGGGCATGATGGACGGCCAGGGCGGCCTGGCCCTGACGTCGGAATCCATCCATGAAGCCGTGGAATTTCGCCAAATGATGTCCCGCCTGCATGCCGAGTACGCGGCCAAGGGGGACTGGTTCTTCAGCACCTGGCAACCGGAAGCCGTCCGGCCGCCGGGCGCCCACCAGGCCGTTGCCTTCCATGAAGCCCCTCCGGACTTCCTGACCGGTGATCCATCCCCCTGGGTTCTCCGCCCCGGTGAAGACTGGCACGGATTCAGCGACATCGAGGACGGCTACTGCATGCTCGACCCGATCAAGGTCTCCGTGCTCACGCCGGGCGCCACGGCGGCGGAGGGCGTGGGCCAGGCCGGAATACCGGCCTGCGTGGTTTCGGCCTTCCTGGGAGCCCAGGGCATTGTGGTGGAAAAGACCACGGACTTCACGATCCTGATCCTGTTTTCCATGGGCATCACCAAGGGCAAATGGGGAACCCTGGTCAACGCGCTGTACGACTTCAAACGCCACTACGACGCCAACACTCCGCTGCCCCGGGTGCTGCCGGAACTGATGTCGGAGCACGGGGGCCGCTATTTCGGCATGGGGCTCAAAGACCTGGGCAATGCCATTTTCAGGGCCATGCACGATCTGGAAACCACCGAGGCCATGGCCCGGGCCTTTTCCACCCTGCCCCGCGCCGCGATGAGCCCG is a genomic window of Desulfonatronum sp. SC1 containing:
- a CDS encoding Orn/Lys/Arg decarboxylase N-terminal domain-containing protein, producing MDRRKFMKVTGTGALVLVAEPALARFDRPSGIGTGTGTGACSLPLTCQPDPLAARTVTGQLAKRALIVDDELRDETVYGEAVRMLAAELRRRDVLVSLAQRADDAVARIRFDSAIDCVLVDWELQGGHEGAALVVDAVRERNPDLPIFLLSDHASPAGVPTEILARTDGFIWMLEDTTHFIGGRVLSAIVRYRSGLLPPMFKALTQFSKAHEYSWHTPGHTGGTAFLKTPAGRAFFDFFGESLLRSDLSISVGELGSLLDHSGPIGEGEKNAARVFGAHRTYYVTNGSSTSNRVILMASVTRDQVALCDRNCHKSVEHAMTMSGAIPTYLIPSRNGLGIIGPIPSQRLTPEAIRLAIQDNPMVTGQVDPTPVHAVITNSTYDGLCYNVTRIEELLGASLDRLHFDEAWYGYARFHPLYRDRFAMHGDPAAHDPNKPTVFATQSTHKLLAALSQASMIHVRDGRRRIEHQRFNEAFMMHASTSPLYPLIASIDVSAGMMDGQGGLALTSESIHEAVEFRQMMSRLHAEYAAKGDWFFSTWQPEAVRPPGAHQAVAFHEAPPDFLTGDPSPWVLRPGEDWHGFSDIEDGYCMLDPIKVSVLTPGATAAEGVGQAGIPACVVSAFLGAQGIVVEKTTDFTILILFSMGITKGKWGTLVNALYDFKRHYDANTPLPRVLPELMSEHGGRYFGMGLKDLGNAIFRAMHDLETTEAMARAFSTLPRAAMSPVRAYEHLVRGDVETVPLDAMAGRVVATGVVPYPPGIPLLMPGEEAGRADGPILGYLKALEAFDRLFPGFTHETHGVEVEDGVGRVVCLKS
- a CDS encoding cytochrome c yields the protein MKKRFFILALGGVLMLAGTQAISKEKHEAENLVNTQCSRCHTLERIEIARTMKDRKAWEKTVDAMIAKKPGLLDADQRDAVVNFLVQD